A single genomic interval of Nostoc commune NIES-4072 harbors:
- the rfbC gene encoding dTDP-4-dehydrorhamnose 3,5-epimerase produces MSIVHTKIPEVIQLEPQVFRDDRGFFFEAYNHQKFAQETGIVTNFVQDNHSYSKQNVLRGLHYQIQQPQGKLVRAIVGTIFDVAVDIRKSSPTFGKWVGHELSAENKRLLWIPPGFAHGFLVLSEIAEVLYKTTDYYAPQGDRTILWNDPDLAIDWPLSAPPILSTKDEAGKPLRTAEVFD; encoded by the coding sequence ATGAGTATTGTACATACTAAAATTCCCGAAGTTATACAACTTGAACCTCAAGTATTTAGAGACGATCGCGGTTTCTTTTTTGAAGCCTACAACCATCAAAAATTTGCTCAAGAGACTGGTATTGTTACGAATTTCGTCCAAGATAACCACTCTTACTCCAAACAAAATGTTCTGCGGGGATTGCACTACCAAATCCAACAACCCCAAGGTAAACTTGTCCGGGCTATTGTTGGCACTATCTTTGACGTAGCTGTAGACATTAGAAAAAGTTCTCCTACGTTTGGTAAATGGGTAGGTCATGAACTCAGTGCTGAGAACAAACGCCTATTGTGGATACCACCAGGCTTTGCTCATGGCTTTCTTGTGCTTTCAGAAATAGCTGAAGTTCTCTACAAAACTACAGATTACTACGCACCCCAAGGCGATCGCACAATTTTATGGAACGATCCAGATTTAGCTATAGATTGGCCTTTGAGTGCGCCACCGATTTTATCAACTAAAGACGAAGCCGGGAAACCTTTAAGAACTGCTGAAGTATTTGATTAA
- the rfbD gene encoding dTDP-4-dehydrorhamnose reductase, which translates to MSKSILLIGSNGQVGKELQQILPYYGDIISVERPTVDLAQPDTLRNIIRSKQPQIIINAAAYTAVDKAESEPELASAINAIAPLIIAQESQKLGAFLIHISTDYVFDGNRYRPYQETDATNPLSIYGKTKLAGEEAIQETCAYHLILRTAWVYGTFGKSNFVKTMLRLGAERQEIRVVADQIGSPTWAQDIATVIAQTIPQLTPEISGRYHYTNSGVASWYDFAVAIFEEAQQLGFPLKVERIVPITTAEYPTPARRPAYSVLACGKISAILETHPPHWRQRLRQMLRDLKIGHE; encoded by the coding sequence ATGAGTAAATCAATTTTGCTGATTGGTAGCAACGGTCAAGTGGGTAAGGAACTGCAACAAATACTCCCCTACTACGGCGATATTATCTCAGTAGAACGCCCAACAGTAGACCTTGCCCAACCCGATACCCTCCGCAATATTATCAGATCAAAACAGCCACAAATCATCATTAACGCCGCAGCTTATACTGCTGTGGACAAAGCAGAAAGCGAACCCGAACTTGCTAGCGCTATTAATGCGATCGCACCTCTAATTATTGCTCAAGAAAGCCAAAAATTAGGAGCTTTTCTAATTCATATTTCAACCGATTATGTTTTTGATGGTAATCGGTATCGCCCTTACCAGGAAACCGATGCAACTAATCCCTTAAGTATTTATGGTAAAACCAAACTTGCTGGAGAAGAAGCAATTCAAGAAACTTGCGCCTATCACCTCATCCTCCGCACTGCTTGGGTTTATGGAACCTTTGGCAAAAGTAATTTTGTCAAAACCATGCTGCGACTAGGTGCAGAACGCCAAGAAATCCGTGTTGTCGCCGATCAAATTGGTAGCCCGACTTGGGCGCAAGATATAGCCACAGTTATAGCTCAGACAATTCCCCAGTTAACCCCAGAAATTAGCGGTAGGTATCACTACACTAATAGCGGCGTTGCTAGCTGGTATGATTTTGCCGTCGCTATTTTTGAAGAAGCACAACAGCTAGGCTTTCCTTTGAAAGTTGAACGTATTGTCCCCATTACAACTGCCGAATATCCCACACCAGCCCGTCGCCCTGCCTATTCTGTGCTTGCTTGCGGAAAAATTTCAGCAATTTTAGAAACACATCCGCCTCATTGGCGACAAAGACTCCGGCAAATGCTTAGAGATTTGAAAATTGGGCATGAATAA
- a CDS encoding 2-phosphosulfolactate phosphatase family protein, translating to MKLFVYHTPELTPTGKAPECAIAVDVLRATSTIATVLAAGGEAVQVFSDLDQLIKVSEKWPSEKRLRAGERGGAKVAGFELGNSPLDCTPELVQGRRLFISTTNGTRALQRVQDSPNLLAAALINRAAVVQFLLEKQPEAVWIIGSGWEGSFSLEDTVCAGAIAHSLLQQTQLSPEELAGNDEVISAIALYSQWQDNLLGLLHQASHGQRLLRLDCHEDLKYCSQTDILDVLPIQHETGVLKSKNK from the coding sequence GTGAAGCTATTCGTATACCACACTCCTGAATTAACTCCAACAGGTAAAGCGCCAGAATGTGCGATCGCAGTCGATGTCTTGCGAGCCACTAGCACAATTGCGACAGTTTTGGCAGCTGGAGGCGAAGCTGTACAAGTATTCAGCGATTTAGATCAATTAATTAAAGTAAGCGAAAAATGGCCTTCTGAAAAACGTCTGCGGGCTGGAGAACGCGGTGGCGCGAAAGTAGCTGGCTTTGAGTTGGGTAACTCTCCTCTCGACTGCACACCAGAATTAGTGCAAGGGCGTCGCTTGTTTATCAGTACCACCAATGGCACTCGTGCCTTACAACGGGTACAGGACTCCCCAAATCTATTAGCAGCAGCCTTGATTAACCGGGCGGCAGTGGTGCAATTCCTTTTAGAAAAGCAACCAGAGGCAGTGTGGATTATTGGTTCTGGTTGGGAAGGCAGTTTTTCTTTAGAGGATACAGTTTGTGCAGGTGCGATCGCTCATAGTCTTTTACAGCAAACCCAGCTTTCACCAGAAGAATTAGCTGGTAACGATGAAGTAATAAGTGCGATCGCTCTTTACTCTCAATGGCAAGATAACTTATTGGGATTACTTCACCAAGCTAGTCACGGTCAACGATTGTTGCGTCTTGACTGTCACGAAGATTTAAAATATTGTTCCCAAACTGATATTTTAGATGTTTTGCCAATACAACATGAAACGGGAGTTTTGAAAAGTAAAAATAAATAG
- a CDS encoding BlaI/MecI/CopY family transcriptional regulator → MAPLPDYRPKQLSLGPLEAEILNIIWELGSVTVKDVHDRILTDPNRELAYTSVTTVLRRLTDKGWLACDKKERAFYWRPMLSKQQSDVIKAHEQLQRFLAVGNPDVIAAFADSLDEAASEQIAAIAKRIQSARQAREEK, encoded by the coding sequence ATGGCACCTTTACCCGATTACCGCCCTAAACAGCTATCTTTAGGCCCCTTAGAAGCGGAAATTTTAAATATTATCTGGGAACTTGGTTCAGTCACAGTAAAGGATGTACACGATCGCATCCTCACCGATCCCAACCGCGAATTAGCGTATACTTCTGTCACCACTGTCTTACGTCGCCTCACCGATAAAGGTTGGCTAGCCTGCGACAAGAAAGAGCGAGCGTTCTACTGGCGACCAATGCTGAGTAAGCAGCAATCAGATGTCATCAAAGCTCACGAGCAGTTACAGCGATTTCTGGCAGTGGGGAACCCCGATGTTATTGCTGCTTTTGCTGATAGTTTAGATGAAGCAGCCAGTGAGCAAATAGCAGCCATCGCCAAACGTATTCAATCTGCACGCCAAGCCAGGGAGGAAAAATGA
- a CDS encoding M56 family metallopeptidase, which yields MHLIMILNALAVAWWLRSAWKQPQGNWNLRWRRSLFLFLFPPLLIFMTAIAVLFMGPQGQMGGMYTGSISYLIALIYLAFFAISCIKLAFQGWQSVESARNCPLVNVGDRRARLLQTGALFAGQIGFWQPELVVSQGLVQTLSPIHLESVLAHEQGHHYYRDTFWFFWLGWVRSCTAWLPNTEPLWEELLALRELRADGYAALQVDPLVLAESLLLVVSSGPVLSEICCAALGSSGADRLEQRVEALLAPPEATPEPQLQSWHGFLLAFLPLLTVIFHS from the coding sequence ATGCATCTAATAATGATTTTGAATGCTTTGGCAGTTGCCTGGTGGTTAAGATCCGCTTGGAAGCAACCCCAAGGCAATTGGAATTTGCGGTGGAGGCGATCGCTATTTTTGTTCCTCTTCCCCCCCTTGCTAATTTTCATGACAGCGATCGCTGTGCTGTTCATGGGGCCTCAAGGACAAATGGGTGGAATGTATACAGGCTCAATTAGCTATTTAATAGCATTAATTTATTTGGCATTTTTTGCCATTTCATGCATTAAACTTGCCTTCCAGGGTTGGCAGTCTGTAGAATCTGCCCGTAACTGCCCTTTAGTGAACGTTGGCGATAGACGAGCTAGACTGCTGCAAACGGGAGCGTTGTTTGCAGGTCAAATCGGTTTTTGGCAACCAGAATTAGTAGTTAGCCAAGGATTAGTGCAAACTCTCTCACCGATTCATCTAGAAAGCGTCTTAGCCCATGAGCAAGGGCATCACTATTACAGGGATACGTTCTGGTTTTTCTGGCTGGGTTGGGTGCGTTCTTGCACTGCATGGTTGCCGAATACAGAGCCTTTGTGGGAAGAACTTTTAGCTTTGCGCGAACTTCGTGCCGATGGTTATGCAGCATTGCAGGTAGACCCTCTGGTGTTAGCAGAGTCACTTTTATTAGTAGTTAGTAGCGGCCCCGTTTTATCGGAAATTTGCTGTGCTGCATTAGGTTCCTCTGGTGCAGATCGCTTAGAACAAAGAGTAGAAGCTCTATTAGCACCACCAGAAGCAACCCCAGAACCTCAATTGCAATCGTGGCATGGCTTTCTTTTGGCGTTCCTGCCTCTACTGACTGTGATATTTCATAGTTAA
- a CDS encoding ATP-binding protein, with the protein MASGAMPSNPFVAAGMIEDPRLFVGRQDELNAIASRIKGDQPTSINIVGEKHIGKSSLLYYFVRTWEQRVLQNTNRYVVVYLPLRGVDCQTETGFYDAVAEGLLNHVPGWQQRSLQNPWKSKPLNRQAFSDAVKEWKQQGKLPVLCLDDFESLLKYPDKFDNGFYP; encoded by the coding sequence ATGGCTTCTGGAGCTATGCCTTCTAATCCTTTTGTGGCTGCGGGGATGATTGAAGATCCCAGGCTGTTTGTCGGTCGTCAAGATGAATTAAACGCGATCGCATCTCGGATAAAGGGCGATCAGCCTACCAGTATCAATATAGTTGGTGAGAAGCACATTGGTAAATCTTCGTTGCTGTATTATTTTGTTCGGACTTGGGAGCAGCGAGTATTACAAAACACCAATCGTTATGTGGTTGTTTACTTACCGTTACGGGGTGTAGATTGCCAAACTGAAACGGGTTTTTATGACGCTGTAGCTGAAGGTTTACTGAATCATGTTCCGGGATGGCAACAACGCAGTCTGCAAAATCCTTGGAAGAGTAAACCGCTTAATCGTCAAGCTTTTTCAGATGCGGTTAAGGAATGGAAACAGCAAGGAAAGCTACCTGTTCTCTGTTTGGATGATTTTGAAAGCCTTTTGAAATATCCTGATAAATTCGATAATGGATTTTATCCGTAA